One uncultured Jannaschia sp. DNA segment encodes these proteins:
- a CDS encoding permease, translating to MTDIARRPPSPAAAFARQVWADHRIWLLSAAIFLGLAIADPAQARDTLAFVARALTETAPYLLLSIALAAYAGATGADGLIARAFTGSPLLMIALAAAFGGLSPFCSCGVIPLIAALLAMGVPLSAVMAFWLASPVIDPSMFVLTAGVLGFEFAVAKTMAAIGLGLFGGLVTLQLTRAGAFAAPLRDGVGNGGCGASSVRNPKPPVWAFWHDTERRARFRRDAVKTTLFLFKWLTLAFILESLMIAFVPAEWVAQAVGGTGISSILTATLVGVPAYLNGYAALPLVSGLVDQGMAPGAGLAFLVAGGVTSLPAAIAVWALAKRSVFVLYIALALTGSLASGLLFQAWLA from the coding sequence ATGACCGATATCGCCCGCCGTCCGCCGAGCCCCGCCGCCGCGTTCGCCCGACAGGTCTGGGCGGATCACAGGATCTGGCTGTTGTCGGCCGCGATCTTTCTCGGCCTCGCCATCGCCGATCCGGCACAGGCCCGCGACACGCTCGCCTTCGTCGCCCGTGCCCTGACCGAAACGGCGCCCTACCTTCTCTTGTCGATCGCGCTCGCGGCTTATGCGGGCGCCACCGGGGCGGACGGCCTGATCGCGCGCGCCTTCACCGGCTCGCCCCTCCTGATGATTGCCCTCGCGGCAGCATTCGGCGGGCTATCGCCTTTCTGTTCTTGCGGAGTGATCCCGCTCATCGCCGCACTTCTCGCGATGGGGGTGCCCCTGTCGGCGGTGATGGCGTTCTGGCTCGCCTCGCCGGTCATCGATCCATCGATGTTCGTTCTGACGGCAGGCGTTCTCGGCTTCGAGTTCGCGGTCGCCAAGACCATGGCCGCCATCGGTCTGGGCCTTTTCGGCGGGCTCGTGACGCTGCAACTGACCCGCGCGGGGGCTTTCGCCGCGCCGCTGCGGGATGGCGTCGGCAATGGCGGCTGCGGCGCGTCCAGTGTCCGCAACCCCAAGCCCCCCGTCTGGGCCTTCTGGCACGATACAGAACGGCGCGCGCGCTTCCGGCGCGATGCCGTCAAGACGACGCTCTTTCTCTTCAAATGGCTGACCCTCGCCTTCATTCTCGAAAGCCTGATGATCGCCTTCGTGCCTGCCGAATGGGTCGCGCAGGCGGTGGGCGGCACCGGGATTAGCTCGATCCTGACGGCCACGCTGGTCGGCGTGCCCGCCTATCTCAACGGCTACGCGGCGCTGCCGCTGGTTTCGGGGCTGGTCGATCAGGGGATGGCACCCGGCGCCGGGCTCGCCTTCCTCGTGGCGGGTGGCGTGACCTCGCTGCCCGCCGCCATCGCGGTCTGGGCTCTGGCGAAGCGGTCGGTCTTCGTCCTCTATATCGCGCTGGCGCTGACGGGCTCGCTGGCCTCGGGGCTCCTGTTCCAGGCCTGGCTCGCGTGA
- a CDS encoding helix-turn-helix transcriptional regulator, with amino-acid sequence MTDDDRTAATAAALAALGHAARLDVFRLLVRAGHDGLIVGDIAAHTDLPLSTLAHHLRTLVAAGLVQQERRGREVVNRADYARMTAALGFLTEECCHGVSLVREDAA; translated from the coding sequence ATGACCGATGACGACCGCACCGCCGCCACCGCCGCCGCACTCGCCGCGCTCGGGCATGCCGCCCGGCTCGACGTATTTCGCCTGCTGGTGCGTGCCGGGCATGACGGCCTGATCGTGGGCGATATCGCCGCGCATACGGACCTGCCGCTCTCGACGCTCGCGCACCACCTGCGGACATTGGTCGCGGCCGGTCTCGTGCAGCAGGAGCGGCGCGGCCGCGAGGTCGTCAACCGTGCGGATTACGCCCGCATGACGGCGGCACTCGGCTTTTTGACCGAGGAATGCTGCCACGGCGTGTCCCTCGTGCGGGAGGACGCGGCATGA
- a CDS encoding RNA degradosome polyphosphate kinase has translation MPDSQSVHAPDADFLNADLPAPRALDTARREGPRRFFNRELSWLSFNWRVLEEADNPRVPLMERLRFLSISAANLDEFYTVRVAGLRELARAGNRTPAADGRSPAEQLVLIDAEALRLLERQQTTWKTLRDEMEEAGICLLTPEGLSGEERETLADRFMREVFPVLSPLAIDPAHPFPFIPNEGFALAVELQRKADGRTLRALLPVPAQIDRFLRLEDAPTGDDTPPHIRFLPLEDLLLMRIEQIFPGYAIKGHCAFRVLRDSDLEVEEEAEDLVREFETALKRRRRGEVVRMKITANAPTGLRRTIIEETGVEENEVIEVDGLIGLAALKELVVDDRKDLLWSSFTPRVPERVQDHDGDMFAAIRQKDMLLHHPYETFDMVIRFLAQAATDPDVVAIKQTLYRTSRDSPIVAALCEAAENGKQVTALVELKARFDEAANIRQSRRLERAGAHVVYGFTNYKTHAKISTVVRREGDRLVTYSHFGTGNYHPITARIYTDLSLFTVSDTLARDATKVFNYISGYAPPEGLESLTISPSGIKQRLIASIAEEAEHARARRPAMIWAKMNALIEPDVIDALYDASQAGVRIDLVIRGICGLRPGVEGLSETIRVKSVVGRFLEHSRIVCFGNGHGLPHKKARVYISSADWMGRNLNRRIETLVECTNPTVKAQIVGQIMAANLADVAQSWTLGPEGEWTRPDLSALDNPFNCHRFFMENPSLSGRGSAGAKDVPALTHSPD, from the coding sequence ATGCCCGACAGCCAGAGCGTCCACGCCCCCGATGCCGACTTCCTGAACGCGGATCTTCCTGCGCCCAGGGCGCTGGACACGGCCCGCCGCGAGGGGCCGCGCCGGTTCTTCAACCGCGAGCTGTCATGGCTGTCGTTCAACTGGCGCGTGCTGGAAGAGGCCGACAACCCCCGCGTGCCCTTGATGGAACGGCTGCGCTTCCTGTCGATCTCGGCGGCCAATCTCGACGAATTCTACACCGTGCGCGTGGCCGGCCTGCGGGAGTTGGCGCGCGCCGGGAACCGCACCCCCGCCGCCGACGGGCGCAGCCCCGCCGAACAGCTGGTTCTGATCGACGCCGAGGCGCTGCGCCTGCTGGAGAGACAGCAGACCACCTGGAAGACCCTGCGCGACGAGATGGAAGAGGCCGGCATCTGCCTTCTGACGCCCGAGGGTCTGTCCGGGGAGGAACGCGAAACGCTTGCCGACCGCTTCATGCGCGAGGTCTTTCCCGTCCTCTCGCCGCTGGCGATCGACCCCGCGCACCCGTTCCCCTTCATCCCCAACGAGGGCTTTGCGCTGGCCGTCGAGCTGCAACGGAAAGCCGACGGCCGCACGTTGCGCGCGCTCTTGCCGGTGCCCGCGCAGATCGACAGGTTCCTGCGGCTCGAGGACGCGCCGACCGGGGACGACACGCCGCCGCATATCCGGTTCCTGCCGCTCGAGGATCTCCTCCTGATGCGGATCGAACAGATCTTTCCGGGCTACGCGATCAAGGGGCATTGCGCGTTCCGCGTGCTGCGCGACAGCGATCTGGAGGTGGAGGAGGAGGCCGAGGACCTCGTGCGCGAGTTCGAGACGGCGCTCAAGCGCCGCCGACGGGGCGAGGTCGTTCGCATGAAGATCACGGCAAACGCGCCGACAGGCCTGCGCCGGACCATCATCGAGGAAACCGGCGTCGAGGAGAACGAGGTCATCGAGGTCGATGGCTTAATCGGGCTCGCGGCCCTGAAGGAGCTGGTGGTCGACGACCGCAAGGACCTCCTCTGGTCCAGCTTCACGCCGCGCGTCCCCGAACGCGTGCAGGACCATGACGGCGACATGTTTGCCGCGATCCGCCAGAAGGACATGCTGCTGCACCATCCCTACGAGACCTTCGACATGGTCATCCGCTTCCTCGCGCAGGCGGCGACCGACCCGGATGTGGTGGCGATCAAGCAGACGCTCTACCGGACGTCGCGCGACAGCCCGATCGTCGCGGCGCTCTGCGAGGCGGCCGAGAACGGCAAGCAGGTGACCGCGCTGGTCGAGTTGAAGGCGCGCTTCGACGAGGCCGCCAATATCCGCCAGTCGCGGCGGCTGGAGCGGGCGGGCGCGCATGTCGTCTACGGCTTCACCAACTACAAGACCCACGCCAAGATCAGCACCGTCGTCCGCCGCGAGGGCGACCGGTTGGTGACCTATTCGCATTTCGGGACCGGCAACTACCACCCGATCACGGCGCGCATCTATACCGACCTGTCGCTCTTCACCGTCAGCGACACGCTGGCGCGGGATGCGACGAAGGTCTTCAACTACATCTCGGGCTATGCGCCGCCCGAGGGGCTGGAATCGCTGACGATCTCGCCTTCGGGCATCAAGCAGCGGCTGATCGCGTCCATCGCCGAGGAAGCCGAGCATGCGCGCGCCAGGCGGCCCGCGATGATCTGGGCGAAGATGAATGCGCTGATCGAGCCGGACGTGATCGACGCGCTCTACGACGCCAGCCAGGCGGGGGTGCGCATCGACCTCGTGATCCGCGGCATCTGCGGCCTGAGGCCGGGTGTCGAGGGGCTTTCAGAGACGATCCGCGTCAAGTCGGTCGTCGGACGCTTCCTCGAACACAGCCGCATCGTGTGCTTCGGGAACGGTCACGGCCTGCCGCACAAGAAAGCGCGCGTCTATATCAGCTCGGCCGACTGGATGGGCCGCAACCTGAACCGCCGGATCGAGACGCTGGTCGAATGCACCAACCCGACCGTGAAGGCGCAGATCGTGGGCCAGATCATGGCCGCCAACCTCGCCGACGTGGCGCAGAGCTGGACCCTCGGCCCCGAGGGAGAGTGGACGCGGCCCGACCTCTCGGCGCTCGACAATCCGTTCAATTGCCATCGCTTCTTCATGGAGAACCCGTCGCTGTCGGGTCGCGGGAGCGCGGGGGCCAAGGACGTGCCCGCGCTGACGCACTCGCCGGACTGA
- a CDS encoding AI-2E family transporter, translating to MALPVRQQALYWGLATAVFLVILWYLGPILLPFIVGGAIAYILDPLADRLERIGLPRWAATTVIVLVGLFVLVLAVGFVIPMIIREGSALVQAAPTYFEALRDWLTLRFPDLMEQDGLIRRGLTDLGETIRARGGQLAQQVVAGLFGVVNALVFIVVVPVVAFYLLLDWDNMVARIDELLPRDHVGTVREVAREIDRTLASFVRGQGTVCLILGTFYSVALMAVGLQFGLVVGAVAGLITFIPYVGALVGGALAIGLALFQFWGDWLSISLVAAIFAAGQFLEGNILTPKLVGSSVGLHPVWLLLALSAFGSIYGFVGMLVAVPVAAALGVIARFVLARYRESLLYRGSDRPADPVEPGE from the coding sequence ATGGCACTGCCGGTCCGGCAACAGGCGCTCTACTGGGGGCTCGCCACGGCGGTCTTCCTCGTCATCCTGTGGTATTTGGGGCCTATTCTGCTGCCGTTCATCGTCGGCGGCGCCATCGCCTATATCCTCGACCCGTTGGCCGACCGGCTGGAGCGGATCGGCCTGCCGCGCTGGGCGGCGACGACCGTGATCGTGCTGGTCGGGCTCTTTGTGCTCGTCCTCGCCGTCGGCTTCGTCATCCCGATGATCATCCGCGAGGGCAGCGCGCTGGTGCAGGCGGCCCCGACCTATTTCGAAGCCTTGCGCGACTGGCTCACGCTGCGCTTCCCGGACCTCATGGAACAGGACGGGCTGATCCGCCGGGGTCTGACCGACCTGGGCGAGACGATCCGCGCGCGCGGCGGACAGTTGGCACAGCAGGTGGTCGCGGGACTGTTCGGCGTGGTCAACGCGCTCGTCTTCATCGTCGTCGTGCCGGTGGTGGCGTTCTACCTGCTGCTGGACTGGGACAACATGGTCGCGCGGATCGACGAGCTTCTGCCTCGGGATCATGTCGGCACCGTCCGCGAGGTCGCGCGCGAGATCGACCGCACGCTGGCCAGCTTCGTGCGCGGGCAGGGGACCGTCTGCCTGATCCTCGGCACGTTCTACTCGGTCGCGCTGATGGCCGTGGGGTTGCAGTTCGGCCTCGTGGTGGGGGCGGTCGCGGGGCTGATCACCTTCATCCCCTATGTGGGCGCGCTGGTCGGCGGGGCGCTCGCCATCGGCCTGGCCCTCTTCCAGTTCTGGGGCGACTGGCTGTCGATCAGTCTTGTCGCGGCGATCTTCGCGGCGGGCCAGTTTCTCGAAGGGAACATCCTGACGCCCAAGCTCGTCGGCTCGTCCGTCGGGTTGCATCCGGTCTGGCTCCTCCTGGCACTCTCGGCCTTCGGGAGCATCTACGGCTTTGTCGGAATGCTGGTCGCCGTTCCGGTGGCGGCGGCGCTGGGCGTCATCGCGCGCTTCGTTCTGGCGCGCTATCGCGAGAGCCTCCTCTATCGCGGGTCTGACCGACCCGCCGACCCGGTCGAGCCGGGCGAGTGA
- a CDS encoding GatB/YqeY domain-containing protein — protein MELRDRLASGLKAAMRDKDSRRVGTLRLINAALKDQDIALRAEGRTVGDAEALAILAKMVKQRQESARAYEEAGRLELAEQERSEIAIVEEFLPRKLSDSEVEAALDAAITETGAASLRDMGRVMGILKDRHQGQIDFAAVGPMVKARLV, from the coding sequence ATGGAATTGCGGGACAGGCTGGCCTCCGGGCTGAAGGCGGCGATGCGCGACAAGGATTCGCGCCGGGTCGGAACCTTGCGGCTGATCAACGCGGCGCTGAAGGACCAGGACATCGCGCTCCGGGCCGAAGGGCGCACCGTGGGCGACGCGGAGGCGCTGGCGATCCTCGCCAAGATGGTCAAGCAGCGACAGGAATCGGCGCGCGCCTACGAGGAAGCCGGGCGGCTGGAGTTGGCCGAGCAGGAGCGCAGCGAGATCGCGATCGTCGAGGAGTTCCTGCCCCGGAAGCTCTCCGACAGCGAGGTCGAGGCGGCGCTGGACGCGGCGATCACCGAGACGGGTGCAGCGTCGCTGCGGGACATGGGTCGCGTCATGGGCATCCTGAAAGATCGCCACCAAGGGCAGATCGACTTTGCCGCTGTTGGCCCGATGGTAAAGGCGCGCCTGGTCTGA
- the carA gene encoding glutamine-hydrolyzing carbamoyl-phosphate synthase small subunit gives MSQHPTACLALADGTVFRGRGFGATGQATAELCFNTAMTGYQEIMTDPSYAGQIVTFTFPHIGNTGITPEDDETADPVASGMVVKWDPTEPSNWRSTRDLEDWLAARGRIGIGGIDTRRLTRAIRQQGAPHVALAHDPDGAFDIEALVAAARAFRGLEGMDLAREVTTAQSYRWSETKWAWPDGYGTQEAPKYKVVAIDYGAKRNILRSLAHVGCDVTVLPATATAEEIKALNPDGLFLSNGPGDPAATGEYAVPAIREMVESGIPVFGICLGHQMLAMALGAKTVKMNHGHHGANHPVQRRDDGKVEITSMNHGFTVDAQTLPDGVEETHVSLFDGSNCGIRLSGKPVFSVQYHPEASPGPHDSAYLFDDFATAMAARAG, from the coding sequence ATGTCCCAGCACCCCACCGCCTGCCTCGCCCTCGCCGACGGAACGGTCTTCCGGGGCCGCGGCTTCGGTGCCACCGGACAGGCCACCGCCGAGCTCTGCTTCAACACCGCCATGACCGGCTACCAGGAAATCATGACCGACCCGTCCTATGCGGGCCAGATCGTGACCTTTACCTTCCCGCATATCGGCAATACCGGCATCACCCCCGAGGATGATGAGACCGCGGACCCCGTCGCGTCGGGCATGGTCGTCAAATGGGATCCGACCGAGCCGTCGAACTGGCGCAGCACGCGCGATCTCGAGGATTGGTTGGCCGCGCGCGGCCGGATCGGGATCGGCGGGATCGACACGCGCCGGCTGACGCGTGCGATCCGCCAGCAGGGCGCGCCGCATGTGGCGCTGGCCCACGATCCAGACGGCGCGTTCGACATCGAGGCGCTGGTCGCCGCCGCCCGCGCCTTCCGCGGCCTCGAGGGCATGGATCTCGCACGCGAGGTCACGACAGCGCAATCCTACCGCTGGTCCGAGACGAAATGGGCCTGGCCCGACGGATACGGCACGCAAGAGGCACCGAAATACAAGGTCGTCGCGATCGATTATGGCGCCAAGCGCAACATCCTGCGCTCGCTCGCCCATGTCGGCTGCGACGTCACGGTCCTGCCCGCGACGGCCACCGCAGAGGAGATCAAGGCCCTGAACCCCGACGGTCTGTTCCTGTCGAACGGGCCGGGCGATCCGGCGGCGACCGGCGAATACGCCGTCCCCGCCATTCGCGAGATGGTCGAAAGCGGGATCCCCGTCTTCGGCATCTGCCTCGGGCACCAGATGCTGGCGATGGCGCTGGGCGCGAAGACGGTCAAGATGAACCACGGCCATCACGGCGCGAACCATCCCGTCCAGCGGCGCGACGACGGCAAGGTCGAGATCACCTCGATGAATCACGGATTCACCGTCGATGCGCAGACGCTGCCCGACGGCGTGGAGGAGACGCATGTCTCCCTCTTCGACGGCTCGAATTGCGGCATCCGCCTCTCGGGAAAGCCCGTCTTCTCGGTCCAGTACCACCCCGAGGCGTCGCCGGGGCCCCATGACAGCGCCTATCTCTTCGACGATTTCGCAACGGCCATGGCCGCCCGCGCGGGCTGA
- a CDS encoding glycosyltransferase family 2 protein gives MSSSLQPSDFPDLPEAYERPAVERAVLPFPESAAPPEAAPLDPISPPGPAFRHVDPVRRPRLGEVLLDMGVIGQPDLTHALMLQRRFEARLGDVLLRRGLVSSENLARAMARQRGLGRADAAPRGCPRSDEMARRLPHEIAIAFLALPWDRIGGLTRIATARPERLDELRDAVAPYFDACVFVVATDAEIEARLAIVHGDALARAAECRVPAHQSCRHWKTRSAPALFAIVTMLAILAISEWPATALRLAIVAAVGVSIASLALRFAALIAVRLPARRGFASVRPPRVAMRKLPCVTILVPLHREPDIARPLTERLSRLDYPRELLDICLVVEAGDTCTLEALDGATLPPWMRVIPVPDGHPRTKPRAMNYALNFARGEIVGIYDAEDAPAPDQIRTIVERFEAAPATTACLQGQLDFYNPTRNWMARCFTIEYANWFRLMLPGIARMGLVVPLGGTTLFFRRDVLEAVGGWDAHNVTEDADLGVRLARGGWRTEIVPTTTLEEANASPMAWVRQRSRWIKGYMMTWAVHSRDPVRLWRDLGPKRFFGFHLLFLTSVLSAALLPVLWSLAVLIFGIGHPIEAWLPPGGAFLLGAVMAGLSLVSILLTFAGCAAAHHRHLRPWIPTLMVYFPLATLALLKAAAEVASKPFHWDKTEHGTFGGVEGDGDIETLQAAMAAPPGR, from the coding sequence ATGTCATCGTCGCTACAGCCCTCTGATTTCCCTGACCTGCCAGAGGCTTACGAGCGGCCGGCGGTCGAGAGAGCCGTGCTGCCCTTCCCCGAATCGGCCGCCCCGCCCGAAGCCGCACCGCTCGATCCGATCTCCCCGCCCGGACCGGCCTTTCGCCATGTCGATCCGGTCCGGCGACCGCGTCTCGGCGAAGTTCTGCTCGACATGGGCGTCATCGGTCAGCCGGACCTGACCCATGCGCTGATGCTGCAGAGACGATTCGAGGCGCGGCTCGGCGATGTCCTCTTGCGGCGCGGCCTCGTCTCCAGCGAGAACCTCGCCCGCGCCATGGCCCGGCAGCGTGGCCTCGGGCGGGCGGATGCGGCGCCGCGCGGCTGCCCGCGCAGCGACGAGATGGCGCGCCGCCTGCCGCACGAGATCGCGATCGCATTCCTCGCCCTGCCCTGGGACCGGATCGGCGGCCTGACGCGGATCGCCACCGCACGGCCCGAACGTCTCGACGAGCTCCGCGATGCCGTCGCCCCCTACTTCGATGCCTGCGTCTTCGTCGTCGCCACCGATGCCGAGATCGAGGCCCGGCTGGCGATCGTCCACGGCGACGCGCTGGCGCGGGCCGCGGAATGTCGGGTCCCTGCCCACCAGAGCTGCCGTCACTGGAAGACACGCTCGGCGCCTGCGCTGTTCGCCATCGTCACGATGCTGGCGATCCTCGCGATCTCCGAATGGCCCGCGACGGCGCTGCGGCTGGCCATTGTTGCGGCGGTCGGCGTCAGCATCGCCAGCCTCGCGCTCCGGTTCGCGGCCCTCATCGCGGTGCGCCTGCCCGCGCGGCGCGGCTTCGCCTCGGTCCGGCCGCCGCGCGTCGCGATGCGCAAGCTGCCCTGCGTCACCATCCTCGTGCCGCTCCACCGCGAGCCCGACATCGCGCGCCCCCTGACCGAACGGCTCTCCCGGCTCGACTACCCGCGGGAGCTTCTGGACATCTGCCTCGTGGTCGAGGCCGGCGACACCTGCACGCTCGAGGCGTTGGACGGCGCGACCCTGCCGCCCTGGATGCGCGTGATCCCGGTCCCCGACGGCCATCCGCGCACCAAGCCCCGCGCGATGAACTACGCCCTGAACTTCGCGCGCGGCGAGATCGTCGGGATCTACGACGCCGAGGACGCGCCCGCCCCCGACCAGATCCGCACCATCGTCGAGCGCTTCGAGGCTGCGCCCGCGACCACCGCCTGCCTTCAGGGCCAGCTCGACTTCTACAACCCGACCCGCAACTGGATGGCGCGATGCTTCACCATCGAATACGCGAACTGGTTTCGCCTCATGCTGCCGGGAATCGCGCGGATGGGCCTGGTCGTCCCGCTCGGGGGAACGACGCTATTCTTTCGCCGCGACGTTCTGGAAGCGGTCGGCGGCTGGGATGCCCATAATGTGACCGAAGACGCCGATCTGGGCGTCCGTCTCGCACGCGGGGGCTGGCGCACCGAGATCGTGCCGACCACCACGCTGGAAGAGGCGAATGCCTCGCCGATGGCGTGGGTCCGGCAGCGGTCGCGCTGGATCAAGGGCTACATGATGACCTGGGCTGTCCACAGTCGCGACCCCGTCCGGCTGTGGCGCGATCTCGGGCCGAAGCGCTTCTTCGGCTTCCACCTCCTGTTTCTCACCTCGGTCCTCAGCGCGGCCCTTCTGCCGGTGCTCTGGTCGCTCGCGGTGCTGATCTTCGGGATCGGCCACCCGATCGAGGCATGGCTGCCGCCGGGCGGCGCATTCCTTCTGGGCGCCGTGATGGCGGGCCTGTCGCTGGTGTCGATACTCCTGACCTTCGCGGGGTGCGCGGCAGCGCATCATCGCCATCTCCGGCCGTGGATTCCGACCCTCATGGTCTATTTCCCGCTGGCGACGCTGGCTCTCCTGAAGGCGGCGGCCGAGGTCGCGTCGAAGCCGTTCCACTGGGACAAGACCGAACACGGAACCTTCGGCGGCGTCGAGGGCGACGGCGATATCGAGACCCTTCAGGCCGCGATGGCGGCCCCGCCGGGCCGCTAG
- a CDS encoding GntR family transcriptional regulator, whose translation MTPKDAYTLIIDAIDQGTYRPGDRLVESELADRLGVSRTPVREALQRLETQALLARDGRSLIVATLSHDQMAELYVVRTELEALAARLAAQHAAREEITVLAAMVEEDRALLGDAAALSRANRRFHEQIHRASHNRYLVQQLGMVHRSMALMATTSLAADGRGTAALEEHDTIVEAIAARDGDRAAAALRQHLSTAFEVRLREEARRI comes from the coding sequence ATGACTCCGAAAGACGCCTACACCCTCATCATCGACGCCATCGACCAGGGCACCTATCGGCCCGGCGACCGGCTGGTGGAAAGCGAACTGGCCGACCGCCTCGGCGTGTCGCGCACCCCCGTCCGCGAGGCATTGCAACGGCTGGAGACCCAGGCGCTTCTGGCGCGGGACGGCCGCTCGCTCATCGTGGCGACGCTGAGCCATGATCAGATGGCGGAGCTCTACGTCGTGCGGACCGAGCTTGAGGCGCTGGCCGCGCGGCTGGCCGCCCAGCATGCCGCCCGCGAGGAGATCACCGTGCTGGCCGCGATGGTCGAGGAGGATCGCGCGCTTCTGGGTGACGCGGCGGCGCTGTCGCGGGCGAACCGGAGGTTTCACGAGCAGATCCACAGGGCGTCGCATAACCGTTACCTCGTGCAGCAGCTCGGAATGGTACACCGGTCCATGGCGCTGATGGCGACGACCTCGCTGGCCGCCGACGGGCGCGGGACCGCGGCGCTAGAGGAACATGACACGATCGTCGAGGCGATCGCGGCGCGCGACGGCGACCGCGCCGCCGCCGCGTTGCGCCAGCATCTGAGCACCGCGTTCGAAGTCCGGCTGCGCGAGGAGGCGCGGCGGATCTAG
- a CDS encoding pyrimidine 5'-nucleotidase — protein MGFDHVTTWVFDLDETLYSPRTPLFPQIEARMVGWIVAELGVTAAEADRLRARWWHDHGTTLAGLMEEHGTDPDPFLRDVHDIDFSVLAPDPDLRAAIAALPGRRIIHTNGTADYAARVLDACNLSGLWDAVHGIEHSEAHIPKPDARNYAATHARDGLDPARSAMFEDSPRNLEVPAGLGMATVQVGPARAADPYIHHHTADLAGFLRGIVAD, from the coding sequence ATGGGTTTCGATCACGTCACCACCTGGGTCTTCGATCTCGACGAGACGCTCTATTCGCCCCGCACCCCGCTCTTTCCCCAGATCGAAGCGCGGATGGTCGGCTGGATCGTCGCCGAACTGGGCGTCACCGCGGCCGAGGCGGATCGCCTGCGGGCCCGCTGGTGGCACGATCACGGCACCACGCTCGCCGGGCTGATGGAGGAACACGGGACCGATCCCGACCCGTTCCTGCGCGACGTCCACGACATCGACTTCTCTGTGCTGGCACCCGACCCGGACCTGCGGGCGGCGATCGCGGCCCTGCCGGGCCGCCGAATCATCCATACCAACGGCACGGCCGATTACGCGGCCCGCGTACTCGATGCCTGCAATCTTTCAGGGCTCTGGGATGCGGTCCACGGGATCGAGCATTCCGAGGCCCATATCCCCAAGCCCGACGCTCGCAACTACGCGGCGACCCATGCGCGCGACGGGCTCGATCCCGCGCGGAGTGCGATGTTCGAGGACAGTCCCCGCAACCTCGAGGTGCCCGCGGGTCTCGGGATGGCGACGGTGCAGGTCGGCCCGGCCCGCGCCGCGGATCCCTATATCCATCATCACACTGCCGACCTTGCCGGGTTCCTGCGCGGCATCGTCGCGGACTGA
- a CDS encoding FAD-dependent oxidoreductase gives MAFDTDILIAGAGPAGLAAACALGAEGHRVTLVDPAPPVTGEDAPGADLRTTALLQPARALLDRAGAWDGLAAHATELWTMRIVDAAGPDPVARDFDALDISDAPFGWNLPNWLLRRELLARAEALETVTLRFDRSVASLLLREAEARVTLSDGARIAARLVLACDGKASPLRDMAGIGARSVDYGQTAIVFAVAHAAPHDNVSIEVHRAGGPFTLVPLPDRDGAHRSAVVWMDEAGAQIRRMDLDDDAFLGEAEARAAGALVPLRLVSRRAAWPIVSRLADRFTARRFVLAAEAAHAMPPIGAQGLNTSLADIALLRNLCAEGEIGSRAMLDSYQRRRWTEVAARMAGIDLLNRTSIAGGAPMQAARGWGIGLIHDIAPVRTLLMRLGLGRAA, from the coding sequence ATGGCATTCGACACCGACATCCTGATTGCGGGCGCGGGCCCCGCGGGCCTCGCCGCCGCCTGCGCACTGGGCGCCGAGGGGCACCGCGTGACCCTCGTGGACCCTGCGCCGCCAGTGACCGGCGAGGACGCGCCCGGCGCCGACCTCCGCACGACCGCGCTTCTGCAGCCCGCCCGCGCGTTGCTCGACCGGGCTGGCGCCTGGGACGGGCTGGCCGCCCACGCGACCGAGCTCTGGACGATGCGCATCGTCGATGCCGCCGGACCCGATCCCGTGGCCCGCGATTTCGACGCGCTCGACATCTCGGACGCGCCCTTCGGGTGGAACCTGCCCAATTGGCTTCTCCGACGCGAACTCCTCGCGCGGGCCGAGGCGCTCGAAACGGTGACCCTGCGCTTCGACCGCTCCGTCGCGTCGCTCCTCCTCCGCGAGGCCGAGGCCCGCGTCACCCTGTCGGATGGCGCACGCATCGCGGCACGCCTGGTGCTGGCCTGCGACGGCAAGGCGAGCCCGTTGCGCGACATGGCCGGAATCGGCGCGCGCAGCGTGGACTACGGCCAGACGGCGATCGTCTTCGCCGTCGCCCATGCCGCCCCGCACGACAACGTGTCGATCGAGGTGCACCGCGCGGGCGGACCCTTCACGCTGGTGCCCCTGCCCGACCGGGACGGGGCACATCGTTCGGCGGTCGTCTGGATGGACGAGGCGGGGGCGCAGATCCGCCGCATGGACCTCGACGACGACGCCTTCCTGGGCGAGGCCGAGGCGCGGGCGGCGGGCGCGCTCGTGCCGCTCCGCCTCGTGTCGCGCCGCGCCGCTTGGCCGATCGTGTCCCGGCTGGCCGACCGCTTCACCGCGCGCCGCTTCGTGCTGGCCGCCGAGGCCGCCCATGCGATGCCACCCATCGGCGCGCAGGGCCTGAATACCTCGCTGGCCGACATCGCCCTTCTCCGCAACCTCTGCGCCGAGGGCGAGATAGGGTCGCGCGCGATGCTCGACAGCTATCAGCGCCGCCGCTGGACCGAGGTCGCCGCGCGGATGGCGGGGATCGACCTGCTCAACCGAACGTCCATCGCGGGGGGCGCGCCGATGCAGGCCGCACGCGGCTGGGGGATCGGGCTGATCCACGACATCGCGCCGGTGCGGACGCTGCTGATGCGACTGGGGCTCGGGCGCGCAGCCTGA